In Macadamia integrifolia cultivar HAES 741 unplaced genomic scaffold, SCU_Mint_v3 scaffold1129, whole genome shotgun sequence, the following proteins share a genomic window:
- the LOC122062837 gene encoding calcium-dependent protein kinase 26-like: MGNTCRGSFGSKYFQGYSQPVDPSIARRNTSEHSTSDHSPTSLNSQQLITDDYAKQIHKKDPNSPTVKEQIMRRGIDNQAYYVLGHQTANIRDLYTLGRKLGQGQFGTTYLCTEIATGNEYACKSITKRKLISREDVEDVRREIQIMHHLSGHNNIVTIKGAYEDQLYVHIVMELCAGGELFDRIIQRGHYSERKAAELTKIIVGVVEACHSLGVMHRDLKPENFLLVNKDDDFSLKAIDFGLSVFFKPGQIFTDVVGSPYYVAPEVLCKHYGPEADVWTAGVILYILLSGVPPFWAETQQGIFDAVLKGQIDFESDPWPLISDSAKDLIQKMLTSRPSDRLTAHEVLCHPWICENGVAPDRALDTAVLSRLKQFSAMNKLKKMALRVIAESLSEEEIAGLKEMFKAMDTDNSGAITFDELKAGLRRYGSTMKESEIRQLMDAADVDNNGTIDYGEFIAATVHLNKLEREEHLIAAFSYFDKDGSGYITVDELQQACSEHGMTDVLLEDIIKEVDQDNDGRIDYGEFVAMMQKGNTGIGRRTMRNSLNMSMRDAPGAL; encoded by the exons ATGGGCAACACATGCCGAGGATCTTTTGGGAGCAAATACTTTCAGGGCTACAGTCAGCCCGTGGATCCTTCGATCGCTAGGCGGAACACTTCCGAGCATTCGACCTCTGATCATTCACCAACTAGTTTGAACTCGCAGCAGCTGATTACTGACGATTACGCAAAACAAATTCACAAGAAAGACCCGAACAGTCCAACCGTAAAGGAGCAAATCATGAGGAGAGGAATCGATAATCAGGCTTATTACGTTTTGGGTCACCAGACTGCCAACATCCGTGATCTCTACACGTTGGGTCGTAAGTTGGGTCAAGGACAATTCGGTACCACTTACTTATGCACTGAGATCGCCACTGGTAATGAATACGCTTGTAAATCTATCACCAAGAGGAAGCTCATTTCTAgagaagatgtggaggatgtCAGGAGAGAAATTCAGATAATGCATCATCTCTCTGGTCATAATAACATTGTGACCATCAAAGGAGCTTATGAAGATCAACTCTATGTGCATATCGTGATGGAGCTCTGTGCTGGTGGTGAATTATTTGATCGGATCATTCAGAGAGGGCATTATAGTGAGAGGAAGGCAGCTGAGTTGACAAAGATCATTGTTGGTGTTGTTGAGGCATGCCATTCCCTTGGGGTTATGCACAGGGATTTGAAACCGGAGAATTTCTTGCTGGtcaacaaagatgatgattTTTCACTCAAAGCCATTGATTTTGGGCTCTCTGTGTTCTTTAAACCAG GTCAAATCTTTACTGATGTGGTCGGAAGCCCATATTATGTTGCTCCTGAGGTACTTTGCAAGCATTACGGACCGGAAGCAGATGTATGGACTGCAGGGGTGATACTGTATATATTGCTGAGTGGTGTACCACCTTTTTGGGCAG AAACACAGCAGGGGATATTTGATGCGGTATTGAAGGGACAAATTGACTTTGAATCAGACCCATGGCCTCTAATCTCTGACAGTGCTAAGGATCTCATCCAAAAGATGCTCACTTCTCGGCCCTCTGATCGCTTGACTGCTCATGAAGTACTTT GTCATCCCTGGATATGCGAAAATGGAGTTGCTCCTGACAGAGCATTGGATACTGCTGTCCTTTCTCGCCTCAAACAGTTCTCGGCAATGAATAAGTTAAAGAAGATGGCTTTACGG GTCATAGCTGAAAGCTTATCTGAGGAGGAAATTGCCGGTTTGAAAGAGATGTTTAAGGCAATGGATACTGACAACAGTGGTGCAATCACATTTGATGAACTAAAGGCTGGTTTGAGAAGATATGGCTCTACCATGAAGGAGTCAGAGATCCGTCAACTAATGGATGCG GCTGATGTGGACAACAATGGGACTATTGACTATGGGGAATTCATTGCTGCAACCGTACATCTTAACAAACTGGAACGTGAGGAACATCTCATTGCGGCATTTTCGTACTTTGACAAGGATGGAAGTGGTTACATTACAGTTGATGAACTCCAGCAGGCTTGCTCAGAACATGGCATGACTGATGTTCTTCTTGAAGATATTATCAAAGAAGTTGATCAAGACAAT GATGGTAGGATAGACTATGGTGAGTTTGTTGCCATGATGCAAAAAGGTAATACTGGAATCGGAAGAAGAACCATGCGGAACAGTTTGAATATGAGCATGAGAGATGCACCGGGAGCTCTTTGA
- the LOC122062849 gene encoding uncharacterized protein LOC122062849, translating to MAFSANVLLQNRTLIPLDFQVLKLRSPKFVINSPSFSQNHQTKKRILASASTTNVASEFQVQENKPASISSNWEVFARNVSGEWDGHGAEFTSEGKPIELPESVVPEAFREWDVQVFDWQTQCPTLANSEERILAYKLIKLLPTVGCEADAATRYSIDERNIGGTENQVSGFAYHPSGCFVALWPLEDHGSYRLLELEHCLVDPRNRESRVRIIQIVHTDNIVSSLQNIKVFCEQWYGPFRNGEQLGGCALRDSGFASAEALKISEVGGEWEGPVAVASFLGDQKNIFQELVADKPQKSVRGQQGLVLLPKQLWCSLKERDSGEIYGEVGWLLDPGLSISSKCVVSKDGKLKEIVIANETAVSEKK from the exons ATGGCGTTTTCTGCAAATGTTCTCCTTCAGAACAGAACCCTAATTCCTCTggatttccaagttttgaaactTCGCAGCCCTAAATTCGTCATCAATTCTCCATCTTTCTCTCAGAATCATCAAACCAAGAAACGAATTTTGGCCTCTGCATCCACGACAAACGTTGCCAGTGAATTCCAAGTTCAGGAAAATAAACCAGCGTCAATCAGCAGTA attGGGAAGTTTTTGCTAGAAATGTATCTGGTGAATGGGATGGTCACGGGGCAGAGTTCACAAGTGAAGGAAAACCAATAGAACTTCCTGAATCTGTGGTACCTGAAGCTTTCAGGGAATGGGACGTTCAGGTTTTTGATTGGCAGACACAGTGCCCCACACTAGCAAACTCAGAAGAGCGCATTCTTGCGTACAAACTGATTAAACTACTTCCAACTGTTGGGTGTGAAGCTGATGCAGCAACTCGGTATAGCATCGATGAGAGGAATATAGGGGGTACAGAAAACCAAGTTTCTGGTTTTGCCTATCATCCAAGTGGATGTTTTGTAGCTCTATGGCCCTTGGAGGATCATGGTTCTTACAGATTGTTAGAATTGGAGCATTGCTTGGTTGATCCTCGAAATCGGGAATCGCGTGTGAGGATAATTCAGATTGTACATACAGATAATATAGTGTCATCGTTGCAAAACATCAAGGTGTTCTGTGAACAATGGTATGGGCCTTTCAGAAATGGGGAACAGCTTGGTGGATGTGCTCTTCGTGATTCTGGATTTGCTTCTGCAGAAGCACTGAAAATCTCGGAAGTTGGTGGTGAATGGGAGGGTCCTGTTGCTGTTGCCAGCTTCCTAGGAGATCAAAAG AATATTTTCCAAGAACTTGTAGCGGACAAGCCACAGAAGTCAGTAAGAGGTCAACAAGGTCTAGTATTGCTTCCAAAGCAGTTGTGGTGTTCACTTAAAGAAAGAGACAGTGGTGAAATTTATGGAGAAGTGGGATGGTTGTTAGATCCTGGGCTCTCTATCTCATCGAAATGTGTCGTCTCGAAAGATGGGAAATTGAAG GAGATAGTAATAGCAAATGAAACTGCAGTTTCAGAGAAGAAATAG